The genomic window tctacagtggcatactacagtggcatactacagtggcatactgcagtggcatactacagtggcatactctacagtggcatactgcagtggcatactgtacagtggcatactctacagtggcatactgcagtggcatactgcagtggcatactacagtggcatactacagtggcatactctacagtggcatactgcagtggcatactgcagtggcatactgcagtggcatactctacagtggcatactctacagtggcatactgcagtggcatactctacagtggcatactctacagtggcatactacagtggcatactctacagtggcatactgcagtggcatactctacagtggcatactctacagtggcatactgcagtggcatactgcagtggcatactctacagtggcatactctacagtggcatactgcagtggcatactctacagtggcatactctacagtggcatactacagtggcatactctacagtggcatactctacagtggcatactctacagtggcatactacagtggcatactctacagtggcatactacagtggcatactacagtggcatactacagtggcatactctacagtggcatactctacagtggcatactctacagtggcatactctacagtggcatactgcagtggcatactgcagtggcatactacagtggcatactctacagtggcatactctacagtggcatactacagtggcatactacagtggcatactctacagtggcatactacagtggcatactctacagtggcatacactgcagtggcatactctacagtggcatactctacagtggcatactctacagtggcatactctacagtggcatactctgcagtggcatactgcagtggcatactctacagtggcatactctacagtggcatactgcagtggcatactctacagtggcatactctacagtggcatactgcagtggcatactctacagaggcatactctacagtgacatactgcagtggcatactctacagtggcatactacagtggcatactctacagtggcatactctacagtggcatactacactGGCATACtatacagtggcatactgcagtggcatactctacagtggcatactgcagtggcatactctacagtggcatactacagtggcatactacagtggcatactctacagtggcatactctacagtggcatactctacagtggcatactgcagtggcatactgcagtggcatactacagtggcatactctacagtggcatactctacagtggcatactctacagtggcatactctacagtggcatactctacagtggcatactacagtggcatactctacagtggcatactacactGGCATACtatacagtggcatactgcagtggcatactctacagtggcatactgcagtggcatactacagtggcatactacagtggcatactacagtggcatactctacagtggcatactctacagtggcatactctacagtggcatactacagtggcatactctacagtggcatactctacctagtggcatactctacagtggcatactacagtggcatactctacagtgctactctacagtggcatactctacagtggcatactctacagtggcatactctacagtggcatactctacagtggcatactacagtggcatactgcagtggcatactgcagtggcatactctacagtggcatactgcagtggcatactctacagtggcatactgcagtggcatactgcagtggcatactacagtggcatactgcagtggcatactacagtggcatactctacagtggcatactacagtggcatactacagtggcatactgcagtggcatactacagtggcatactctacagtggcatactctacagtggcatactacagtggcatactctacagtggcatactctacagtggcatactctacagtggcatactgcagtggcatactgcagtggcatactgcagtggcatactctacagtggcatactctacagtggcatactgcagtggcatactgcactggcatactgcagtggcatactgcagtggcatactctacagtggcatactctacagtggcatactctacagtggcatactacagtggcatactacactGGCATACTGCactggcatactgcagtggcatactctacagtggcatactctacagtggcatactctacagtggcatactgcagtggcatactatacagtggcatactctacagtggcatactctacagtggcatactctacagtggcatactgcagtggcatactctacagtggcatactacagtggcatactgcagtggcatactatacagtggcatactctacagtggcatactctacagtggcatactctacagtggcatactgcagtggcatactgcagtggcatactgcagtggcatactacagtggcatactctacagtggcatactctacagtggcatactctacagtggcatactacagtggcatactacagtggcatactctacagtggcatactacagtggcatactctacagtggcatactgcagtggcatactctacagtggcatactctacagtggcatactctacagtggcatactgcagtgacatactgcagtggcatactctacagtggcatactctacagtggcatactacagtggcatactctacagtggcatactctacagtggcatactgcagtggcatactctacagaggcatactctacagtggcatactgcagtggcatactctacagtggcatactctacagtggcatactacagtggcatactctacagtggcatactctacagtggcatactacagtggcatactctgcagtggcatactacagtggcatactacagtggcatactacagtggcatactctacagtggcatactctacagtggcatactacagtggcatactacagtggcatactctacagtggcatactgcagtggcatactgcagtggcatactgcagtggcatactctacagtggcatactctacagtggcatactctacagtggcatactctacagtggcatactacagtggcatactacagtggcatactacagtggcatactacagtggcatactctacagtggcatacactgcagtggcatactctacagtggcatactctacagtggcatactctacagtggcatactctacagtggcatactctgcagtggcatactgcagtggcatactctacagtggcatactctacagtggcatactgcagtggcatactctacagtggcatactctacagtggcatactgcagtggcatactctacagaggcatactctacagtgacatactgcagtggcatactctacagtggcatactacagtggcatactctacagtggcatactctacagtggcatactatacagtggcatactgcagtggcatactctacagtggcatactgcagtggcatactctacagtggcatactacagtggcatactacagtggcatactctacagtggcatactctacagtggcatactctacagtggcatactgcagtggcatactgcagtggcatactacagtggcatactctacagtggcatactctacagtggcatactctacagtggcatactctacagtggcatactacagtggcatactctacagtggcatactacactGGCATACTACACTGGCATACtatacagtggcatactgcagtggcatactctacagtggcatactgcagtggcatactacagtggcatactacagtggcatactacagtggcatactctacagtggcatactctacagtggcatactctacagtggcatactacagtggcatactctacagtggcatactctacagtggcatactctacagtggcatactacagtggcatactctacagtggcatactctacagtggcatactctacagtggcatactctacagtggcatactgcagtggcatactgcagtggcatactacagtggcatactctacagtggcatactgcagtggcatactgcagtggcatactgcagtggcatactctacagtggcatactacagtggcatactgcagtggcatactacagtggcatactgcagtggcatactacagtggcatactacagtggcatactacagtggcatactacagtggcatactgcagtggcatactacagtggcatactacagtggcatactacagtggcatactctacagtggcatactacagtggcatactgcagtggcatactgcagtggcatactctacagtggcatactgcagtggcatactacagtggcatactacagtggcatactgcagtggcatactacagtggcatactacagtggcatactacagtggcatactacaagGAACACTAGCTACAGACACGGCTTGTATGAGTCAGCCATTTTCTCTGTATCAGAAATGAAGCTGACATGATGCAATGAGACACTTTGTATATCTGAAGAAATAAACATGTAAGTCGATAATGATGACTCCTATACAGATAATGagagttagctagctatagccaCATAGTGCATTTCCAATCATTGTGATGAGTCTTCcatttaaatcaaatcacattttattggtcacgtgtttagcagatgttattgcgggtgtagtgaaatgcttgtgttcctagttccaacagtgcagtaatatctaaccattcacaacaatacacacacatctaaaagaatggaattaagaaatattaggatgagcaatgtcggagtggcattgactaaaatacaatacagtatatatatagtgtgctccaaaattactggcacccctgactggcaatgcataAACaatatataaacaatataattatagagagaaactgaaaataccaacatgtgagaaatactggactttattaaatgtttcaatggaaccaaccaaaatcatacaattatttaatacaaaattaatttcaccaaaatcaaggtttcataattattggcactcatttagtacttagtgcaaccacctctggcaaggataacagcatgAAGTCTTTTCCTGTcatgtttgacaaggttaaggaacacatttggaaGGATTTTGGACCCttcctctatgcagatcctttcaagatccttcacattcttgggtttgcgcttatcaacttccctcttcaactcagcccacaggttttccattggattgaggtccggcgactgagatggccatggcagaacattgattttgttgtcacagaaccatttctgtgtggatcttgaggtgtgttttgggtcattgtcttgttggaaagtccacaTACGGCCAGgtcccagccttctggcagaggcaaccagattgtcagatacttggtggaattcattatgccatcaatcttaaccagtgcccctgaaactctggaattaaaacagacccaaaacatcactgacccaccaccatatttcaccgtgcctctccttgtatgcatctctgtttccacgccaaacatgccgatgctgtatctgaccaaaacgttcaattttggcctcatctgaccagagtaccctCTTCCAGTCATAATTTGAAtgacgtttggcaaactccaagcgcttgcgtctgtgtcttggggtcagaaagggctttcttctggcaacccttccaaagagcctgtggAGGTGGCGTCTGATGGTGCTTTTTGAAACCTGGTGACCCCAAGACGCCACCAAGGCTTGCAATTCTTTGACAGTGATTATTGGggattttgttgcttctctcaccatcctcctacctatcctggggggcaaaatgcatttgcatcctctacccgtgaggtttaactgttccatatctttagatttttaaaataattgccctgacagtgctcagtgatatatgaaggtctacgaccatctgtctcttttgaactgccagttattttgttttcttcatggtgttggatgacaGCGGGATATTGCATGcgtgttacctcatttttataccctagtgaaacaggaagtggtgtaatggctcaatatagttcTTTAAGACTTAGGTAAACTTAAATAAGTGGAATTTAATTCCTGGTTGAATTTTGGTAAATGTCACAATAATCtttaagggtgccattaattgtgGAACCTTCATCTCAGAATTACAAGTTGGAAACTCGGGCATCATCCTAGAGCTACAACTTCTCTGACGTTGTGATTTTTCCGTCTGAgatctttttttattttcccagagttcccagttgtcttgaacttacCATGATTGTCCCTCTCTGTCCTTCCCAGAATGGCCTAATGAACTGGAACAGATTTTTCCCATTGCTGAGACACAGAGGACAGAACCTTCCCCCAGAGCTACAACCACACCCCTCTCCACCGCTGCAGCCACACCCCTCTCCACTGTTGCAGCCACACCCCTCTCCACCGCTGCAGCCACACCCCTCTCCACCGCTGCAGCCACACCCCTCTCCACAGCAGCTCCACCCCACAGCTCCACCACTGCAGCCACACCCCTCTCCACAGCAGCTCCACCCCACAGCTCCACCACTGCTGGAGCCCACAGCTTCTCCCTTGGTCAACACTCCTGTAGCCGAAGAACAGGTGAGCACTGTGCGTGAGTGCAAACACGGAATTGCGTTTCTTTACCATTTatcttatgtttgtgtgtgtttatttctgtttccCTAGGTTGCCAGATTGATGGAGATGGGCTTCTCCAGAATAGATGCTCAGGATGCCCTCAGAGCGTCCAACAACGACATCAACGTGGCAACCAACTTTCTGCTGCAGCATTTAGGGTAGGGAGGAGTTTGAAAGATGTAGAACCtgagagagaaaaacaacagAGGGAACAGAATGAAGTCTAGGTCTGATCCAGTGAGCAGGGTCCTGGGGTTTGAGGCCAGGGTGACCGGGCTGCTCTGGAACTCCAGAGGACTACACAGAGAATAACTCAACACAGACTACACAATTActaggaggaaaggagagaggaggacagtaATGCTGCTGCTGTCCACTTCCTGAAGGGTGAAGAGGGCTGTCCACAGTGCTTCCTGGTAGTGGGTGAAGAGGGCTGTCCACAGTGCTTCCTGGTAGTGGGTGAAGAGGGCTGTCCACAGTGCTTCCTGGTAGTGGGTGAAGAGGGCTGTTCCAGATAGTTTGGATACTCTGTCCTGTCACCTCGCTGCTGAGGGACAGAAGATGGAGGATCAGAAGGCTGCTATTCTCAGGGCTTGTTGCATCTAGTGTCTTCTCTATACTCTACCATTACCATGGTTCATTGCGGCTtcctccacctcacacacaccttcgcccagaaaacacacacattcgCCAGTCCCTAAAGGTTTTCTTTTGTGTCATTTGTCCATGGACACTTATTTAACACTCACACTCAGGGGTTTGAAATGAGGAGAATATACTAAATTATGGAAACTGTCAATCTTGTATACTCAATGAAAAACGTCTGCACATGTAATACTTAGTGTATGGCTTGTATGTATAGCTGCTCAGTGGCTACATTCTGGTTAACTACACTATAGAATAAAATCATGGTGACAAGATATTAATTATGAAAACTGTTTCACACATTTAACACTTATTTATATACTTTTTATTtactttgttttgttttatgtgACTGACTGTATAAACGGAGGTGTGCTTGTTGTTTGGTTAACCTATGCCCGTGTGTGGTGTTATTATGCTACAGATTACAAATGATTAACAATTTAACAAACTGCTTCCAACCACTGAAATATATGCAATGCGCTCTGCTGTGGTAACAGTGCTGTCCATACAGCGTTACAACAGTATAATGGCCTGATGAATAAACCTACCTCTCACCTTCAGATGCTTTTCTGATTTTGTGCTTTACTTCACAGCATTACTCGTGTAACATTTTATTGTGCTTTGGGATGACTGCACTGACATAGCGAATAATAGTTCCTGTTTTGAGAGAAAGATTAATTTTACACTGCCATCTCCTGGTCGTTGTTGGAATAGGCACTTTCTACAAGAGCCTAAATTGTAAGGTGCTCTGAATTTTGCTGTTTGATTCTCAGCAGAATTATAAATCATGACAATAAACCCGTTTTTACTCTCAATTTTGTCGGAAAATGTCTTTTATTTAACACAAAGTGCTATTCTTTCAACAACAGCCTAGCCAACTAAACCGCCAGAGTCCCATAATCCTCCACTGAAGAAAACATCCATGTAGACGCAGATGACGTGTCTGCTCGCTGCAGAAAAAGTATCTAGGTTAGGTAGCTACGAAGGCAGACAGATaccagctagttaacgttagctaccttATGTCAACTGTCCTATCTAGTGAATTCAAATGCCAGCTAACCTGTCACCCCCTGTGTAGACAGATATTAACGTTACCGCAAGAAACGTTCAGCCTGCTAGGTTCGTCGAGAGAAGAGGAAAATGTTTTCCCTGCACAGAGCGAGAGGCTCTGTTTTGGTGATCTTCCTTCTGCTACACAGCGCTACAAGTTTCTATCTTCCAGGTCTGGCCCCTGTTAGTTTTTGTGAACCAGGACAAGCTGGGAAAGAGAATGAAGTACCGGACTGTAAGGTAGTTAGATATAAAAATGCACCGGGCCTTGTGATAAGCTTGTAGCGCCGACGGTTTCATGCTATCTTCCTTCTAATTATCAGCTGGCAAGTAAAGCTAGCTACCAgttaacttgctagctagctgctaatgtTAGCATTCTGAAACTATAGCTTCAATGGTAACCGTCATAATGATGAATAACTAGGTAACGTTAGTATAATCTAAATGTAGCTAGTTAGAACCAGTGTTGTTGGCCAACTAGTCACAGTAGCTATCTGTATTGCATATTGGTCGctagaaagctagctagctaattagcacCCCTTACGAGCTAGTTGGGCTACTACTTGTGAGACAACTGCTTAACTTGTGTTGTAGATAGCTAATTAGTTAATCCATACTTTTGATCAGAAGTTACTTGTCATTCAAATGTTTAATTATGTCCCAAATTCCGTAGTATCCTAATCTAAAAGAGAGCTGTCAACTGCATGACAGTTGTTGTTTGAGGAAGGCATGGCCTGAATAAGAACTGACAAGAATCAATTCCACTGCGGAACAGGACATAAAGAAATCCTGTAAAGTGATGTAGCCCTCCTCCCTCCCATTTCAGATTTCTAGTCATTGGCCTAATTGTGCATTTGAGAAAAAAACAGCTGTAAGGTGTGCTGTATTCTAGATGTTGTTGCCGATTTGTGTCGTCTACCATTTTGAGAAAATAACTGTGCTTTTGATTGTTTTTCAGTCGACCATCGAGATATTTGTGAACAGACTGGATTCTGTGGAGTCTGTCTTGCCCTATGAATACACTGCGTAAGTACATCAGGAACAACAATGTCTTATGGGTCTTCTACATTTCTCAGTCTTGCTGCGGAAGGCTGTGGGTTCGGTGCTTTTGGACAGTGTTCTTATTGTGTAGATGCACACTTAGTGTACGGGGAGATATAGGTTGAATTCCAAATgactccctatacagtgcactacttttgaccagcgacctatgggccctggtcaaaagtagtgcattgtgTAAGGAATAGAGTGACATTTGGGATAAAGACGTGTTAGGAACATGGTGAAGTCAGCCAGGTATGACTAGGCGCACTAATACTGTCTGATAAACTAGAGCATCTCTCTGTCACCATCCTCTCTGACTCTTTCTCCTCTCACTCACCATCCTCTCCTACTCTTTCTCACCTGTCTCTCACGCTCTGATTCTTTCTCCCGCTCTGTCACTATAGCAGCACCAGCGATATCCAACTGTGACTGGAATTCTGAGGTCCATAGACGATGTTAATAATACTCTATTGCAGTGCTTGTCTTGGACAGGAactcaccggagctgagtaccggcacctcaactTTTTTTATACTGCTTGAGTTCCTGCACCTCTtctagaatattagctcaacagtatggtggagctcctgcacctaaatacaAACAGTACCGGCACTCAtatcagtccaagtcaagcactgttcTGTTACAGTAGTTTTGCttcaacaaaatggctgcctaaTGTTTAAGATTAGCGGAATCATGTTTTAGAGAAATAGTCAATAGAAGATATAGATATTGGCTTAAGTCAAAGAAACAGGCCACTTAAACACAGTTTCAGTCCTTACTCTGGATCTGAAAACTCCCAACGGCATTAAATCAAAGATGGGATACATTGATAACGACAGCTACTTAGGGTTATTATGTGACATCTGAATGACTTTATTTATTATTAACCTGAGTTAAATGTGATACTAGAGGCCTCAACATGCTCAGCCACAGGAGCTGTTCTGTCACGCCGTTAGAGGACACTAATGTCCCTGTTCCACTGAGGGGTTGTGGAGAGGGTCAGGGGACTGTAATTGAAGTGACGTCACAGTGTTAAGTGTGCGTGAAAAATGTGGCCTTTATGTTAGTTTGCTgtgtgacacagaggagaggttGTTGAAATAGAATTCTGGATGTCAGAGAAAAAGTACCAGCAGCAGATGGTTTAAAAAGGAAGACGATATGCTACAGTTTGAACTGAAGTAGAAATCATATATTGTGTTAACGTTTCTGTCTTGttgttgtgggaactctcagggcatgttcatcttgttatgggctggcttggtgttgtgggaactctcaggacatgttcatcttgttatgggctggcttgttgttgtgggaactctcaggacatgttcatcttgttatgggctggcttggtgttgtgggaactctcaggacatgttcatcttgttatgggctggcttggtgttgtgggaactctcaggacatgttcatcttgttacgggctggcttggtgttgtgggaactctcagggcatgttcatcttgttatgggctggcttgttgttgtgggaactctcagggcatgttcatcttgttatgggctggcttggtgttgtgggaactctcagggcatgttcatcttgttgtgggctggcttggtgttgtgggaactctcaggacatgttcatcttgttatgggAACTCTCAGGgcatgttcatcttgttatgggctggcttggtgttgtgggaactctcaggacatgttcatcttgttatgggAACTCTCAGGgcatgttcatcttgttatgggctggcttggtgttgtgggaactctcaggacatgttcatcttgttatgggctggcttggtgttgtgggaactctcagggcat from Salvelinus namaycush isolate Seneca chromosome 40, SaNama_1.0, whole genome shotgun sequence includes these protein-coding regions:
- the LOC120033590 gene encoding pleckstrin homology-like domain family A member 1, whose protein sequence is MIVPLCPSQNGLMNWNRFFPLLRHRGQNLPPELQPHPSPPLQPHPSPLLQPHPSPPLQPHPSPPLQPHPSPQQLHPTAPPLQPHPSPQQLHPTAPPLLEPTASPLVNTPVAEEQVARLMEMGFSRIDAQDALRASNNDINVATNFLLQHLG